The Xiphophorus maculatus strain JP 163 A chromosome 21, X_maculatus-5.0-male, whole genome shotgun sequence genome window below encodes:
- the tmem241 gene encoding transmembrane protein 241: MHWRSHVSGLAFSFVFTVSYFTNKFVLSVLKFTYPTLFQGWQTFIGAALLLLSGKLGWVEMSRIPRSAALSWLPGSFLFVGNIYAGSRALSRIDIPFFFTLQNSSHVVSYIIARAVHREKTQRLKIISVCLLLLSAVNLPLCDPQFDRSGYVWALCHLFCVGAYRVFQVHKSTNLSDIEQQCINYLFSVLLLGLAAHPTGDVTGALEFPSLQSHTFHCGCCASALLGFLLLLATVRLKRGPSLEHFRAWVFLSKVTAMLLSPLVFNMDFNSASLLCVIGSHVGEALLLYSDRESPP; encoded by the exons ATGCACTGGAGAAGCCACGTGTCTGGCCTCGCGTTCAGCTTCGTTTTCACCGTGTCATATTTCACGAATAAG TTTGTCCTGTCCGTGTTGAAATTCACCTATCCGACTTTATTTCAAGG ATGGCAGACATTTATTGGAGCCGCCCTGCTTCTGCTCTCTGGAAAGCTGGGCTGGGTGGAGATGAGCCGCATCCCCAG ATCCGCTGCTCTCTCCTGGCTTCCGGGCTCATTCCTTTTTGTGGGAAATATATACGCAGGCTCTAGGGCCTTATCACGAATA GACATTCCCTTCTTCTTCACTCTTCAGAATTCCTCCCATGTAGTCAGTTACATAATCGCCCGCGCCGTCCACAGAGAG AAGACACAGCGGCTTAAAATAATCAG CGTTTGCCTCCTGCTGCTGTCAGCCGTCAACCTGCCCCTGTGTGACCCTCAG TTTGACCGCAGCGGCTACGTCTGGGCTCTGTGCCATCTCTTCTGCGTCG GCGCGTACAGAGTGTTTCAAGTTCACAAGTCCACTAATCTGAG tgaCATTGAACAGCAATGCATCAACTACTTGTTCAG CGTGCTGCTGCTGGGTCTTGCTGCTCACCCAACAG GTGACGTTACCGGTGCCTTGGAGTTCCCCTCCCTCCAGTCCCACACGTTTCACTGCGGCTGCTGCGCCAG TGCgttgttggggtttttgttgctgttggcCACGGTCAGATTAAAACGTGGGCCGTCCCTCGAGCACTTCAGGGCTTGGGTTTTTCTGTCCAAG GTCACAGCCATGCTCCTCTCGCCTTTGGTTTTCAACATGGACTTTAACTCTGCGTCTCTACTTTG tgtgattggcagccatgttggagaGGCACTGTTGCTGTATTCGGACAGAGAATCTCCaccataa